Within Oncorhynchus keta strain PuntledgeMale-10-30-2019 chromosome 30, Oket_V2, whole genome shotgun sequence, the genomic segment TGAATACAATGAATCATATTTTCCTCTTATAGCCAGTATTCTGCTGTTGCTGATGCTGCCAATGTTTTATAGCTGGCTAGCCACTCCCCTGTCCTAAACCTGTTCCTTTTTCATTTCCCAGGGGCCCTGTCCTATGCAGAGCTGGGAACCAGTATCCAGAAGTCCGGGGGACATTATACCTATATCCTGGAGGCCTTTGGACCACAGATGGCCTTCATACGCCTCTGGGCTGACCTCATCGCCATCAggtaggtgtgtgggtgtgtgtgtgtgagacagagacagcagcagGAAGGGGGTGTAGATACTTGCAACAAGGTATGTGTATATCACTCTATACtgcctgtgtgtgagagagagacggggatgggCCTAGTGTATATATCTCAGCATTGTAGAGGTAGCAAAACCTTTTGGATCCCATCCTGGTCCGTTGATACCCGTGGTAGCAGAGCAGTGTAAACAAACCTGCTATACTATTACTGTACCTCAGGTTAACCCAGGCCAGGAGGGGGGGGGATATTTGGTTTTGAGTCTATGGGAAATGAACAGCTTTCTGGGGATCAGCCCACAGACTGTGCAACAGTTATTAGATTATTGGCAATATACCAGGTTGGTGgtatatggcaaatataccatggctaagggttgTAAAATCAAGGCATTTCACGTTgagtcgtgcctaagaacagagcttagccgtggtatattggccatataccacaccccctcgggcgtTATTGCTTAAGTATTCCCTGGATATTTTACTGTAATTTCCTCAACTGAACCGAGCAGACATATTTGAGTCAACAAACACTGAATATCAGTAACTATAGTTACTTGACTGTTATAGACTTTTAGTGTCAGGGGAAGCTAATAAACAGTTGTGAGGTTGGGTAAGACAGGTTTGTGTCAGTAGAAGGTCACATGCTCCCCAACACTCTGAACAGTGAATGATGCCCCAGATCGCACAGCTTTGTGGGTCAGCGTTTCCTGTCACTGTGTTTGTTTGGTAAACGTGTATGTTTGGTTCCGCGTTTTTGAGTCTGCGTGTGACAGTGTTGTCTGTTCTAGACCTGCAGGGTTGGCAGTGATATCCCTGGCCTTTGGACAATATATCCTGGAACCCATATTCATGCCGTGTGGAGTGCCCGAGATTGCTATCAAACTGGCCACCTCTATAGGAATAAGTATGTCTGAGTAATAATGCTACAGccttattatatatatatatatatatatatatatatatatatatatatttatttatttttacagtaCAAACTTGAACAAACTTTGGACTATAGGATTTGTGTGCTTATCAGTGAGATGGTTCAAGTGACTGTAAGGTACCAGTCAGTctcacaaagtgtgtgtgtgtgtgtgttcatgtttatTCCTGCTCCACAGCATCAGTGATGTATCTCAACAGTATGAGTACGAGCTGGACAAACAGGATTCAGATCTTCCTCACCTTTAGCAAGCTGCTGGCCATCGCCATCATCATCGTACCTGGCCTCTATATGCTCTTCAAAGGTAAGCCTTTGttatcatcgtcatcatcatcaccatgatCATTACAATCAACACCATTGTCAAATGTGACCGAACGCCTCGATTCTGTCTtgtgtagcaacatttgaaattgtgtttttttaacATTTGATACGAGAAGAGACTCAGAGCttgaaaatggtatatcatacactgcagttgaggaacaatgtaATTCTGTTTTGAAAGtcaacttgtaaccccacttttgagaaaatggaccTGGactgttttggtacacctactggagagctcttctttgtctccacacattcagcatcattcacagcctcttaagccttagccccatccATCACTTTAAAGATTCACATGTGatgccatgtgctaaacagagtgagtaattTAGTTAAAAAAATTAGACTAAAAGTGGTAAAAGTGGTAGCCTACAATAAGAATAAACTCcaggtaaaaatacactttatttactgtagtccttggcctatatcttAAACTGACTTTGGTGCAGGCCATATTGTCCTTCACATTACTGCCTtcggtaaacacacactatagcAAGGATACACAAGGCGTACACGGTACATTGAAAATTGTTACTTGAATAGTAGCAACATCAAAAACAGATacaaatattttataaatattttatacttatatacTTATTTAAACTATTCTCTCgacatgtacacatgttcatggGATACAGTAGATGACTGTAATCACCCTGAGACACACCTGGCaaacttgatgggtcatgtaatcacctagctagctagctaaacaatgaaccggcATAATCCCAACCCATACTACTACCAATGCAAACATTGTCATTTTTACATTTGATATTTtggccatttagcagatgctcttatcaagAGCGACctagttagtgcattcatcttaagatagctaggtgggataATCACATATCACAGGCATTTAACTCTGTTTTGTTTGTAGCTACACCTTGTTTCAAcagcgttgtgtcaagtcactccagtTCACACTGATCGTGGTGTGTGGAGAAAATAGCCATTCACTTTTTTTCCAACTAATCTGTTGACAGtgcctgctaaattcagggcattAATGTTGTTGAAAAAAGTAGCAAAACATTTTTATGTATATCTTTAAAAATGTCAAGATGCAAAGGACTATCAACAAAAAAAtgagcatgctacatggcagatcAATCCAAACTCATGTCCCGGCAAGTCCAGCctatccattatctcagccaatcatggctaacgGGAAGGTTCCTTCCTTTTTCCGTTGCTAAACCAACTGGGCTCGTAATTTAACCtttcttgggtagggggcagtatttttagGTCCGattgaaaagcgtgcccaaagtaaactgcctgttactcaggcccagaagctaggatatgcatataattggtagatatcgatagaaaacactataaagtttctaaaactgttaaaattatgtctgtgagtataacagaactgatatggcaggcgaaaccccaaggacaaaccatccactCCCAAAAAATGgtcagcctaccactgttttcaaaggctgtcacttttattataaggcaaaatcctcccagattgcagttcctagggcttctaCTAGATGGCAACCATCTTTATAAAGAGTTTCAtactggtttttggaaaaatgagccagagATAAAAGTGATAGCCATTGAAAATAGAGGTAGgctgaaaaatgtgtttttttgggatggtttgtcctcggggtttcgcctaccatatcagttctgtgacataattttaacagttttagagtgttttctatccatatctACCATTTATATGCAtgtcctagcttctgggcctgagtaacaggcagtttactttgggcacgcttttcatcctgacgtcaaaatactgccccctacccaagagaggttaaagcacatgaaagttcactTGTCTGTAGGCTTGGTGTTCTGCCATACCAATGTTCATTGAACATCAGTCATTTCACCTTTAAGAGGGTTACTATCTGCCTCGTTGCAAGTGTGTTCCATTAAAGAGGAACACacgacatacagtatgtgtgtattgTACTGGAATGTTCTTACGGCTGCAACTACCGAGAAAGATGTGTATACCTTGTCAAACACTCAACGAGTTTTGATATTCTTTGGTGAACGTGTAATTCCTTCTTTGTGTTTATGTGCAGGGGAGACGAAGAACTTTGAGAATGCATTTGAGGTCAGTAATATCAAGCTCACAGGCCTTCCTCTGGCCTTCTACTCTGGGATGTACGCCTATGCGGGGTGGTAGGTATGGACTTCTCCTAACGTAACTAGCTTTAATATCTTATTCTACCCTTTTCATGAAGCCAACTAGTGTAACGCATTATTACTTGCCGTGAGCATGTATGAGCTCTTGTAAGGTACAGTATTGCCACGTAATATTGTTGTAAAGCTCCAACTTTCTGCCGGCAGGTTTTATCTGAACTTTGTAACCGAGGAAGTAGAGAATCCAGAAAAGTGAGTTCACCCTCCTCATTCCATGTCTTGTTCTCGCACAGTAGGTTTGCCTGATCGAAAGATTGTTGTTCTCAAATGTTTACGTATCCCCAGGACTGTCCCATTGGCCATCTGTATCTCCATGGCGATAGTCACTTTCTGCTACGTGTTGACTAACGTGGCATACTACACTGTGATGTCGGCAGAGGAGCTGTTGGCATCGCACGCCGTCGCCGTGGTAAGGCATCCAACAAGCTCGCTGCCTATTGGCCGATTTGATCGACACTGATCCTACAACCACCCACCGCTATTGGCTGGCGTTAACATAAGAGTCCTATGTATttctttgtgtgatgtattgatACACTTGAGGCGCATTGACTGCAGTCACACACCTCGTTCATCAGCGCTTCATCAGGCCCTGATGGTGTCTGTGGTGTTGCTCTCCTGCACTCTAAACTGTAATTAGTAGACCTCCAAGCCCAACACCTCTGCTTCCCAGTATGGCCTTATGTGATTCCACACAGTCCATTCCTCTCAATGATAATTAAATCATCTTGCAGTCATAATGACATAGTCACAGACAGAGACTGTATACTGATCTCGGACCTGTTTGGAGAAGGGGGAGAGTTATTCACTAAAAGGGCTCTGATCTGATCAGATCTTTCCAATGGTGTTAGCTTCCTTACGGTTTTACAGGTCTGTGATGTTGCTCTTAAGGAAAGTGTGAGAGCTTTGGAGCTACGTGCATGTTCGTTAATTAGATAATAATTGAATTGAGGATATTTTTCTACATCCCTTTGTCCTTGTTTGgttcatactctctctctctctctctctctctctctctctctctctctctctctctctctcgtctgtttTTCCTGCAGACGTTTGCAGGGAAGATGATGGGGAACTTTTCGGTGGCGGTGCCGGTATTTGTAGCCTTGTCGTGCTTTGGTTCGATGAATGGCTGCTTGTTCGCTTTCTCAAGGTGGGCTGCGTCAACTCAGGTGTCACACCGCAGCCTTCGCTAGATTCTCCTGCCAAGGAGAATGAAAAATTGCCTTCCCTTCCCAACACAATGTTTGAGGACTGTGTGAGAGGAATCTAATCTTATCTTTTTTTTTCAACTGCCAAACCCTGTTAAGCAGAAGTTTAGAtgtgtggtatagtggtatagtgaaaACACAATAACTGACATTGCATTTCTGTGTGAAGGTCAGCTATGACTGTCAGTAGTTGACTTTCATGTGTCGTTTTCATATATTGAATTTAGTCAGACACCGCTTACAAAGGCGATGATGAAGTGTTGTTGTTGAAGGTATTTCTCATTTCATCCTGAAGATTGTGTGATTGTGTTGGTCATTCTAGAATGTTCTACGTGGCATCACGCGAGGGCCATCTACCTGAGGTTTTGTCCATGATCCATGTCCGCAGACACACTCCTTTGGCAGCCGTCCTCGTTCTGGTCAGATAAatatgtttttgttgttttgttttgttcataCACACATATCGCTCTTTACTGCCTTTATGAGGACCTGCTCTACAGGGTCCACAATTAAAACGTTGCATTCCTGTGTTTATGTTTGAACTGTCACCATGCTTTGTGGGTACGTGTCAGCATCTCTGCCACTTCCTCATTGGATCCGTTTGCCTGTttgtttctctatctctatctctctctgtgtgtgtgtgtgtgtgtgtgtgtgtgtgtgtgtgtgtgtgtgtgtgtgtgtgtgtgtgtgattgtgtgtcgGAGTGTCcattctttctctgtgtgtgtttacagtaccCTATGACAGTGTTCCAGCTGTTTGTGGGAGACATCTACAGTCTGTTGAACTTCATGAGCTTCCTTCGCTGGCTCTTCATTGGCGTGGCTGTGCTGGGCCTCATCTACATGAGATACACACGCCCTGACATGCCACGCCCTTTCAAGGTCAGGCCAACACACGTGAATCATCAACCATCAAATCATCAAATGTAtctataaagccctttttacatcagcaattgtcacaaagtgcttaggcgcgcgcgcgcacacacacacacacacacacacacacacacacacacacacacacacacacacacacacacacacacacacacacacacacacacacacacacacacacacacacacacacacacacacacacacacacacacacagcgattaGGACATCGCTCCTTCTGTGCCACTGCATGTGGCATCTTgtgcacattttttatttaatttaacctttaattaaccaggtaggctagttgagaacaagatctccatttacaactgcgacctggccaagatagagcaaagcagtgcgacacaaacagcacagagttacacatgggataaacgaacatacagtcaataacacgatagaaaagtctatatacagtgtgtgcgaatgtagtaagattagggaggtaggtcaataaataggccaatactGGCAAAATAATGTCAATTTAGCAAATAAACACGGGAGTGGTAGAAGTGCAGACAATCACATGGACAGAGTATGAGTCTGTCTAATGGCTGTCTTATTCAAAACAACTTCTGAACACTTTACTGTTTCCATCCTTGACTCTGCACTTCTTTGTCTTGCCTCTCCAGGTTCCTCTTTTCATTCCAGCCATTTTCTCATTCACCTGTTTCTTCAtggtgttcctctctctctactctgaccCCGTCAACACAGGGATAGGATTCGCCATCTCCCTGACAGGAATCCCAGCCTACTATATTTTCATTgtgtttgaccgcagacccaagTGGCTACAGGATGGTTTAGGTAACACGCTACCTTCACTTAGACGTCATTTAAATGGATTTACTAGACATCACTGTGAAAATCATACATACTACTGGCATATGGACAGCATTGATTAATCTTTATAAAGCAATTGTTCAACTCAAGGGATTAATCGGAGGGGTAGTGGACCATTAAACTATCCACGCATAGTTTACCACATGTAATCAATTTCCAATACATTTTCAGCATGGCATCCTATCAAAATTGCAGCATGAATCCCAACAATGTGTCTATGTTGACACTTTGGAAATAATATTGTCCTAACGCTGcataattattgggacagtgaagcatTTTGTTTCTTTTGGCTCCAAACTCCAAAAGTTTGGTTTTGAAATCAAACGGTAACTatgaagtgcagactgtcagctgtaatttgaaggtattttcatccatatcgggggGAACTGTTTGGAAAGCACAGTACGTTTTGTACATAGTCTCCCATTTTAGATGGGAGATGGGACAGATTCACTTGATATTTGTGCATCTAGAACCTTCTCACTCATAATtgttcacgattcattcaggattctATGTAATCATGGTAACATCCACATTCACGTAGAAGTGTTTCGAGAACATATTCTACTAATATTTAcgaacaaacagcaaatgcaatCAAGACATGTGTAGAGTCAcacgcttgatgtagtcattgcgtgctgtGAATATCGGACCAAATATAacgtttgactactttaataaacATATAAGAAaatttgtcccaatactgttGCTCCCCGAAAATGAGGGGTGGATCATTTACGAAACGTGCTTTACTTTCTAAATGGTTCACTCAATGTGGATGAAAAAAAAattcaaattaaagctgacagtctgcccTTTATCCTCGTAGTcattgtttgatttcaaatccaaCGTTTTGAAAGAAGAAACCATGCTTCACTGTCACAATAACTATGGAGGGTACTGTAAAATGGTATCATAAGAGTTTTCCTATGTGTTTTATTCTGTCTCCAGATTCCTTCAACAGATCTGTCCAGATCATCCTGGAGGTGATCCCAGCGGAACACTGACACTCCTTCACACCATATCCCCACACCGATGGCCTCTATTGCACCGTTTCATAGAATAAATTATTACGACTCCCCCATCCTGCTGTCCTTATCTAGGCAGGCTTAGCCCTGCTCTGCTCTCACATTTCACATTACCAATTCAAACCGCCTGAATactcgctcctctctcctcactcaagCATTTGAAATGGAAtggccaggcaggcagggaggtgaggctgtggctgtgtgtgtgtgtctccctgtgtgagaTTTGCAGGTAATCCATCTCTGTAACCCCTACATTCGGGCTCCAGTCTGCAGTGGGAGCCCAGCCTCTTAGAAATGCAACAGCTTTTATTGTTGATGAGATGCGGCAGAGCCAGGCAATCCCTGTAAGCTTGGAGTATAACTATCTTTGGCAGCAATCACAGGTAGCTTTAGTCATCGTTACAGATCGCATTAGCCACAATCACAGCTAGCGTTAGCCATAGTCGCAGCTAGCGTTAGCCACAATCACAGCTAGCGTTGGCCACAGTCGCAGCTAGCGTTAGCCACCGTCACAGCTAGATTTAGCCACAATCACAGCTAGATTTAGCCACAATCACAGCTAGCATTAGTCATTTTTAAAGCTAGCATTAGCCAAAATCCCAGCTAGCATTAGGTCAAAGTCTTTGCTTGCCTTAACCATTGTCACCTCTAGCATTAGCATTAGCCATAGTCACTGACTGCTATACCTCAGACAACACTGGATACTCAGTTTTCTCCAGATCATTCAGGATCAGACTATACGACACACATAAATGAAGACTAAGGCTCCCTATAGTTATTTCTATATTTTAGGAAATTAAGACAGATCAGTGAGTGTTAATTGATGTGTTGTATAGTCTGAGTAAGACAAGCACTCCCCTTGCACTATCAAGAACAGTAAACTCATACTCAATCTACAGATGCCTGTGAAACATGATGTCCTTAAACACATGACAACCAACATTAATGtgatgttttatattttatatattttttaaaacatgtatGTTCAGGACAAGTGAATGTTTTGAAATTATGCCCTGGAGAACCTGATATCCGATTTAATAGAACAATAAAAATAGATGTTTAAAAATCAGAGATCCTACTTTTGTATCATGTATACCACAATTTGTACAATACAAGGGATACATGATCTTATTTTCACTTGGTGAAGGCATTGGTTGTTTCTAAAATGGTTTCCTCCCCATGTGCAGaatctgtttctctgtgtgtgtctctctctctgtgcctctctctctgtgcctctatatatctatctctctctctgtgcctctctctctgtgcctctctctatatctctctctctctgtgcctctctctctgtgcctctctatatctctctctctgtgtgcctctctatctctctctctctctctgtgcctctctatatctctctgtgcctctctctgtgcctctctctgtgcctctctctgtgcctctctatatctctatatccctatgcctctctctctgtgcctctctatatctctatatctctatgcctctctctctgtgcctctatatctctctctctgtgcctctctatatctctctctgtgcctctctctgtgcctctctctctctgtgcctctctctctctgtgcctctctctctctgtgcctctctctgtgcctctctctgtgcctctctctctctgtgcctctctctctc encodes:
- the LOC118376647 gene encoding cystine/glutamate transporter-like, coding for MTRRSVNGEGTGVNNTPQNGGHPGDTPAPKEEPDALNGKVELRKKVTLLRGISIIIGTIIGAGIFISPKGILKNSGSVGMSLVVWIACGVLSLFGALSYAELGTSIQKSGGHYTYILEAFGPQMAFIRLWADLIAIRPAGLAVISLAFGQYILEPIFMPCGVPEIAIKLATSIGITSVMYLNSMSTSWTNRIQIFLTFSKLLAIAIIIVPGLYMLFKGETKNFENAFEVSNIKLTGLPLAFYSGMYAYAGWFYLNFVTEEVENPEKTVPLAICISMAIVTFCYVLTNVAYYTVMSAEELLASHAVAVTFAGKMMGNFSVAVPVFVALSCFGSMNGCLFAFSRMFYVASREGHLPEVLSMIHVRRHTPLAAVLVLYPMTVFQLFVGDIYSLLNFMSFLRWLFIGVAVLGLIYMRYTRPDMPRPFKVPLFIPAIFSFTCFFMVFLSLYSDPVNTGIGFAISLTGIPAYYIFIVFDRRPKWLQDGLDSFNRSVQIILEVIPAEH